TCTTCGTTCCCTGCTGATTTCCAAGTTGCTACCGGTTGCCGCTCCGATTCTTTAACTCTTGATTGAAATCGAGGCTTTCATCGGCATAATCATCGTAATGATGATGAGATTTCCTCCATCCGTTCTCGTAGCTGTACTTTTTGGCCAGAATGGGTTTGGGCATGGGTACGATGGGTATGGGTATGGGTTGTTGGCCAAAAGCAAGCACCGCTACCTGCACTCAGGCAGGGAGCTTCACTCCCAAGTTCGGGAACTGGCTgattctttttcttttgtctAGTGAAATGTTGAAAgcatcattaattttttttcgtctCTCTTGATTCCGACTTTATGCCTTTAGCTTTGCCTGGCACATAGTTGCAGGTAAGTATGATAATTGCGGAATGAaaggagagagagaaagattgagtgaaaaaaagtgacccATAATTACCCAAGGCAGCAGAACAATCATGGGAAAACCGACTGTAACTCGGCTCGGTCTCATACCACCACACCACCCCGTCTCCACCTCCACAGCCCCCTTTCTCTGTCCCTCGGCTGTGTCTCTTATGAAGTACAATTATTTGAGCAATGCTATGTTTTATGATTATCTTGCCGTTTACACAACACGCACAACAAAAATGGAGGAGGGTAACTAAAGTCAAGCCATATTTTTGGTCACCGTTTTGCGACTGGGAGATACccatataactttttaatgtcaTAAGCAAGATATTCATTTTGAAGAAAGGTATTTGAACTAACCAAGATAatagtaaattattttaaaaaaatacattaatagattttaaagTACCTATATAAAAATGAGCTATTTAATTACCAAATAATTTTGGAATAATTGTCATAACACataccttttaaaaaaaaaaattagaaattaatagatttaatTAGATTATTATATAGTTATctccttttaatatttttacgtTATTGTACAATGCAATATTTCTTACTAAAATGTCTCTAAGTTTCCAGCCAACTCTGTTAAATATTGGGTATACAGGGGCACCCCAGAGTTCCAGTAAAAAAGAGCAGAATctcagcaggagcaggagcagaacCGATCGGGTCATTATTCCGGGGCCCAGCTTCACTGCCAAGATAATAGTGTTCATCCCATCTTGGGTCTCTGCTCTCGGggcaatttgattttttattatcgCCGCCGTTCGCCGGCCCTTTGTCCCTGTTTTTTAGTGAACCTGACCATCCAAAGAACAAGTGCAGTGGCAAGTGCACCTTTATGGGTTTTTCAGTTTTGAGGACCGGCTTTTTGTACCCTAACCTATGCTAATTAGAGCGACGGCCTCGGCCTTGTTTTTATGCGCCTTTTAGCGTGAACTGTCCGCTGATAGTCCCCCCTCGGACCCTCCATCACCGGAGTGCTGCATAAATTTTCTGCTTGACGTCAGCATGAATGTTTAATTAATGCCGCGACCAAGTTTCATGGGAAAAGTTGCAGCGGAACAAACGGTTAGGCGGAAATTGGGAATTGGGCCCTGCAACTGCCGATTTGAGCAGGGGTTTTTGCTGTAAAATTCCGTTCTTTATTCATTGTTGTATTTGCGTGCAACCGCAGGACAGGTGGGCCACTTGGATCGTAAGGCTTTGGACAGGTGTATCGTATCGCAAGGTTGTTAGGAGGGTGCAGTACCGCAACCAATGCGTGACGCTGAATCAAATTTGCTGCGACTGCATGCCGTACTGTACCAGAAAGGTCAGATAGGTGACCATTGCCGAGAGAAAGAACAGAGTCAGCTCGTTGGAGACCTCGAAAAGGCCCAGAGGACACACTTGCAACTCCTGGTGGTGAAGGCGGCCCAGGAAGAGCTCCAACTGAAaggataaaattaataaataccattaaaaatataataaaattacaaaaaaaattaaaaaaaaatattttttagattttttatttgttaaaatttattgtggATTTGAAAAGCTAATTTATATACTAACCAAATTGTGTGTTTTTAGTGAGTTTATAGTGTTTATAGAGACAAAGGTGCGTTTCtacaaatttcttttttcaaatattaattttttttgttttattttcaaattggaatacaaaataaaatttttctttaattttcaagTAGTTTTACCACTAATCCAAAAGTGGTAACTATAAGTTAACGTtagataattatataattattattaaataaaaaaaaaataattatacatttaatatacatttaatattaccTTTTGGTGGTGCCTATTGTTTTCAGTCACGTAGAAATTCTCCAGACTTAGACGCTTCACCAATCGAGAACCACTAACAGCCGAATGCACGGACATGGTCAGCAGCACCACATCTATGAGTAATTTGATAACCAAGCCCCAGAGGTTGAAGACGTATTTCCTCCGCAGAATGGCGTGATAGGAAACCATGGCCATGGCCAAAAGACTTTGTGCCAATGTGAGAAAAAGTGGCAGATTAAACAGCCGCTGGAATCTTTGTGACACCTGATGAATTTCCTCGTAAATTCTTAAACACTTGTTCAAATTCGAGAAGGCTTCGCGAGTGGGCTGGGTATTCGAACCAATGTCATCTTCATTCAGACAACTCAATTGTGCCCTCAACTGGCAGTCCACATAGTTGTTCAAGTCCTTGTAAAGGACACCAATGCTGAGGTAGCCAAGAAAGCACATATGCATTATCATTCCAGTGCCAATCGAGGTGTATAAATCACACAATATAGTGAGCAGAAACCAGGGTGAGAACATAAACCGAAAAGCCAAGAATACGAAAAGTAGGGAGACAACTTTCAGGGACAACAAAGCGAACTCATTCTTGTCACCGAATCCAATCCTATGGGAATTTGTCAGCTTTCGCAGTCGCCAAAAACCAGAAACCGATTGACCAGGATAAGTAGCTCCTCTCCAAACCAAAACTGCAGCACCAGGATAATGACACTGCAGAGCAGACATCCCAACAGCCGGAGAGCAAAAAAGGCACGAAGATAGAAATCGGTATATTGGTCTGCCCATATATCGTAGGTATAGCCATAAAAAACACTGGTCAAAAGTCGGATACCCAGGCAGATCCACAAGTTACCCCGGAGCTTAATGGCAACCAGACGGGAGTCGAGGTCCTTTTTCCTCTCAATTCTAAAGGTAATCACTCCGAAAATAGTGCCGTAGAAAATGCAACTGCGAAGCAACAGTCCAGATACCCTGGAAACGTTCAGGCAGCGCAGTATTCGCGCCATGACTAACAGACCTCAAATGGTAGAGCCGCACTGTATTAACCCATTAAGTAATTAGTTTTCCGATTGACTGAGCAGCCAGTCTCTTGTTGATTCCTATCTGGATTTGGTTTTCAATTTAGCTAATGACAACGCAACTAGtctatttaattgtttagCAGTGCGTATTGCTGATAAATGATGTgggataaatgtattttagttATTGGTTAATATCAATAAACACAATTCACAATAGATTTGTTTGAATGCCGTACTGCACGACGTAAGTGAAATAGGTGATCATGCTGGACAAGAAGAGCAAGATCACTTCGTTGGAGACCTCAAACAATCCCAAGGGCCTTACGCGAAACTCGAAGAAGTTCAGGCGACTCAAGAACATTTCCCACTGAAAAAGAGGCAATAATAAGTATTATTTGAATCATCATAATATAgagcttaaaaatattgactttatcgataatttcgatatttttcaaaatgtttcgataaaaataattataataaattaaatttttcttcttgttcTTGAAAACGATGTTACAATGAAAATATcgacatttttttaagctctacCATTATAACCATAGATAACTCACCTTGACATGCCACTCCTTGTGATCGCTAATGGGACAGTTTTCCAAACTCAGACGTCGAATCACCCGGGAACTGCTAACCGCCTCGTGAACCGCCAGGGTGAGAAGTATTACGTCTGCGAAACTTTTCACCACCAGGCCCCACATACCGACTTTGCTGGGATACAACTCAGCTCGAATGATCACCTCGTAGGACAAAACGGTCGTGGCGAATATCTTTCCAATAAGAATTATGAGAACGGGCAGTTCCAAGAGGCGATGAAACGAGCGGCCCACGCGTTCGATTTCGTCGTAAACCGATATACACTCATCCAGGCGATTTTCGACAATCCTAAGCTGCCGTCGACTTACAGGACCTCCGCCAGGACGCTCCAGAGACCTTAGCTGTCTTCTTAGCTCAGAACGCACAAATCTATTTGCCTCGGAATAAAGAGCGGCTACACTGAGGTATCCAAAGAAGCCAATATGTATAATCATCAGGGAACCTATTTCGAGGATTATTTCACACGCTATCGTGAAGAAACTTAACCAGTCGGGTAGATTCCACAGCTGGCCCAACTCGCAGTACAATTCGTAGACCAAACAGGTGAATTTGAAAGTGAGCAAAAAGAACTCCCGTTTGCCGCCGAATCCAATCCGTTTTAAGGACGACAAACGACGAAGACGACGAAATAGCCGCAGGAAACTGTTGACCAACAGGAGCAGCTCCTTATCATAGCCAATCTGAACCACCACAATGCAGGCGGCACAAATGAGGCTGGCCGAAAGACGGAGGCATTGCAGCATCCACTCGTAAGGATCCTCGATTTCCGCCACGTAAGGAGCACAGAAACAGCAAACTGATGTGGCGCTTATTAGTCGCACACTCAGGCAGAACCACTTGAATCGATGCTGATTGCGAGCCACCAAGGAC
This portion of the Drosophila takahashii strain IR98-3 E-12201 chromosome 3R, DtakHiC1v2, whole genome shotgun sequence genome encodes:
- the Gr93b gene encoding LOW QUALITY PROTEIN: putative gustatory receptor 93b (The sequence of the model RefSeq protein was modified relative to this genomic sequence to represent the inferred CDS: inserted 1 base in 1 codon), whose product is GLLVMARILRCLNVSRVSGLLLRSCIFYGTIFGVITFRIERKKDLDSRLVAIKLRGNLWICLGIRLLTSVFYGYTYDIWADQYTDFYLRAFFALRLLGCLLCSVIILVLQFWFGEELLILVNRFLXFWRLRKLTNSHRIGFGDKNEFALLSLKVVSLLFVFLAFRFMFSPWFLLTILCDLYTSIGTGMIMHMCFLGYLSIGVLYKDLNNYVDCQLRAQLSCLNEDDIGSNTQPTREAFSNLNKCLRIYEEIHQVSQRFQRLFNLPLFLTLAQSLLAMAMVSYHAILRRKYVFNLWGLVIKLLIDVVLLTMSVHSAVSGSRLVKRLSLENFYVTENNRHHQKLELFLGRLHHQELQVCPLGLFEVSNELTLFFLSAMVTYLTFLVQYGMQSQQI
- the Gr93c gene encoding putative gustatory receptor 93c encodes the protein MIERLRKVSLPALSAVILFCSYHYARILGVICFDIGQRTSDKSLVARNQHRFKWFCLSVRLISATSVCCFCAPYVAEIEDPYEWMLQCLRLSASLICAACIVVVQIGYDKELLLLVNSFLRLFRRLRRLSSLKRIGFGGKREFFLLTFKFTCLVYELYCELGQLWNLPDWLSFFTIACEIILEIGSLMIIHIGFFGYLSVAALYSEANRFVRSELRRQLRSLERPGGGPVSRRQLRIVENRLDECISVYDEIERVGRSFHRLLELPVLIILIGKIFATTVLSYEVIIRAELYPSKVGMWGLVVKSFADVILLTLAVHEAVSSSRVIRRLSLENCPISDHKEWHVKWEMFLSRLNFFEFRVRPLGLFEVSNEVILLFLSSMITYFTYVVQYGIQTNLL